One genomic window of Pagrus major chromosome 22, Pma_NU_1.0 includes the following:
- the rnf8 gene encoding E3 ubiquitin-protein ligase rnf8 isoform X2: protein METVTADSSAAEEDECSDSEVLCLMRVGRNSDWLRLFDNTEITIGRGVDVTYQLLSPSCPLMISRLHCTFKQREDGQWTVTDRKSLNGVWVNGNRIPAEEAHQLRLGDSIQLGVAVIGTKAEFDYILVQRPLKDIKLYLAKGHGQGAKAAHVSKKPKRKLAVDEVEPSTSKPKLYRCSSADKSFAKPCPLSPVKRQQRPSHSQPEETGTSRQVQEVDRPSDGSSTPCDMDNLQMYSQNILMLREQVDDTQRQVASLGGEPQKTDPLREEQVKELQGQLETLRAKMHRMETLEKSFSETKRQLEAQKTQQQEELLKKQLEDALQEQKKVIGELSLSREAFEEILSAKNKELEVTKEEKEKARAQKEEVVTQVTEVLENELQCIICSELFIEAVILNCAHSFCCHCIKQWRKKKDECPICRQAIQSQTRCLALDNCINSMVENLSLDMKARRQTLITERKADSAQVMVIHDDDSSSSSSSSDSDVSDGSMVSIDSSLSSVVSVDTDSSIHLDSSPPYSGYSDESVDEFED, encoded by the exons ATGGAGACTGTTACGGCAGACTCGTCTGCGGCCGAGGAGGATGAATGTTCGGACTCAGAGGTTTTATGTTTGATGAGAGTCGGGAGAAACTCAGACTGGCTCCGCTTGTTCGACAATACTGAG ATCACCATTGGACGTGGTGTGGATGTAACCTACCAGCTGTTGTCTCCAAGTTGTCCTCTGATGATCTCCAGACTGCACTGCACTTTCAAGCAAAGGGAAGATGGCCAGTGGACAGTGACAGATAGGAAG AGTCTGAACGGTGTGTGGGTGAATGGAAACCGCATTCCTGCGGAAGAAGCCCATCAGCTGAGGCTCGGTGACTCCATACAACTTGGGGTTGCTGTAATCGGAACCAAAGCAGAGTTTGACTACATCCTCGTCCAGCGGCCGCTCAAAGACATTAAACTGTACCTGGCAAAGGGACATGGACAGGGGGCTAAGGCAGCCCACGTTTCCAAGAAGCCCAAGAGGAAGTTGGCCGTGGATGAAGTTGAGCCGTCTACCTCAAAGCCCAAGCTCTACCGCTGCTCTTCTGCAGACAAGTCATTTGCAAAGCCCTGTCCTCTGTCACCAGTGAAACGCCAGCAGCGGCCTAGTCACAGCCAGCCGGAGGAAACTGGAACCAGTAGACAAGTCCAGGAAGTAGACCGGCCCTCAGATGGCTCCAGCACTCCATGCGACATGGATAACTTGCAGAT GTACAGCCAGAACATTCTGATGCTGAGGGAGCAGGTGGACGACACCCAGAGGCAGGTAGCATCACTAGGGGGAGAGCCCCAGAAGACGGACCCGCTCAGGGAGGAGCAGGTCAAGGAGCTGCAAGGTCAGCTGGAGACGCTCAGAGCCAAGATGCACCGGATGGAGACGTTGGAGAAGTCCTTCAGTGAAACTAAGAGGCAGCTTGAG gcacagaaaacacagcaacaagaGGAACTGTTGAAAAAACAGCTGGAAGATGCACTGCAAGAG CAAAAGAAAGTTATAGGCGAACTTTCTCTTTCTCGGGAAGCCTTTGAAGAGATTCTCTCGgccaaaaacaaagagctgGAAGTGACAAAG gaggagaaagaaaaggcaaGGGCCCAAAAAGAGGAAGTAGTCACACAAGTGACTGAAGTTCTGGAGAACGAGCTTCAGTGCATCATCTGCTCAGAGCTCTTCATCGAG GCAGTCATCCTGAACTGCGCCCACAGCTTCTGCTGTCACTGCATCAAGCAGTGGCGTAAAAAGAAAGACGAATGTCCCATCTGCCGTCAAGCCATCCAGTCCCAGACCCGCTGCCTGGCCCTGGACAACTGCATCAACAGCATGGTGGAAAACCTGAGCCTGGACATGAAGGCGAGGCGGCAGACGCTCATCACTGAGAGGAAAG CTGACTCTGCTCAGGTGATGGTGATCCATGatgatgacagcagcagcagcagcagcagtagtgaCAGTGATGTCAGTGACGGCAGTATGGTGTCCATAGACAGTAGCCTCAGCTCTGTTGTCTCCGTGGACACAGACAGTAGCATTCACTTGGACTCCAGTCCGCCCTACAGTGGTTACTCTGATGAAAGTGTTGATGAGTTTGAGGATTAG
- the rnf8 gene encoding E3 ubiquitin-protein ligase rnf8 isoform X1 codes for METVTADSSAAEEDECSDSEVLCLMRVGRNSDWLRLFDNTEITIGRGVDVTYQLLSPSCPLMISRLHCTFKQREDGQWTVTDRKSLNGVWVNGNRIPAEEAHQLRLGDSIQLGVAVIGTKAEFDYILVQRPLKDIKLYLAKGHGQGAKAAHVSKKPKRKLAVDEVEPSTSKPKLYRCSSADKSFAKPCPLSPVKRQQRPSHSQPEETGTSRQVQEVDRPSDGSSTPCDMDNLQMYSQNILMLREQVDDTQRQVASLGGEPQKTDPLREEQVKELQGQLETLRAKMHRMETLEKSFSETKRQLEAQKTQQQEELLKKQLEDALQEQKKVIGELSLSREAFEEILSAKNKELEVTKEEKEKARAQKEEVVTQVTEVLENELQCIICSELFIEAVILNCAHSFCCHCIKQWRKKKDECPICRQAIQSQTRCLALDNCINSMVENLSLDMKARRQTLITERKAADSAQVMVIHDDDSSSSSSSSDSDVSDGSMVSIDSSLSSVVSVDTDSSIHLDSSPPYSGYSDESVDEFED; via the exons ATGGAGACTGTTACGGCAGACTCGTCTGCGGCCGAGGAGGATGAATGTTCGGACTCAGAGGTTTTATGTTTGATGAGAGTCGGGAGAAACTCAGACTGGCTCCGCTTGTTCGACAATACTGAG ATCACCATTGGACGTGGTGTGGATGTAACCTACCAGCTGTTGTCTCCAAGTTGTCCTCTGATGATCTCCAGACTGCACTGCACTTTCAAGCAAAGGGAAGATGGCCAGTGGACAGTGACAGATAGGAAG AGTCTGAACGGTGTGTGGGTGAATGGAAACCGCATTCCTGCGGAAGAAGCCCATCAGCTGAGGCTCGGTGACTCCATACAACTTGGGGTTGCTGTAATCGGAACCAAAGCAGAGTTTGACTACATCCTCGTCCAGCGGCCGCTCAAAGACATTAAACTGTACCTGGCAAAGGGACATGGACAGGGGGCTAAGGCAGCCCACGTTTCCAAGAAGCCCAAGAGGAAGTTGGCCGTGGATGAAGTTGAGCCGTCTACCTCAAAGCCCAAGCTCTACCGCTGCTCTTCTGCAGACAAGTCATTTGCAAAGCCCTGTCCTCTGTCACCAGTGAAACGCCAGCAGCGGCCTAGTCACAGCCAGCCGGAGGAAACTGGAACCAGTAGACAAGTCCAGGAAGTAGACCGGCCCTCAGATGGCTCCAGCACTCCATGCGACATGGATAACTTGCAGAT GTACAGCCAGAACATTCTGATGCTGAGGGAGCAGGTGGACGACACCCAGAGGCAGGTAGCATCACTAGGGGGAGAGCCCCAGAAGACGGACCCGCTCAGGGAGGAGCAGGTCAAGGAGCTGCAAGGTCAGCTGGAGACGCTCAGAGCCAAGATGCACCGGATGGAGACGTTGGAGAAGTCCTTCAGTGAAACTAAGAGGCAGCTTGAG gcacagaaaacacagcaacaagaGGAACTGTTGAAAAAACAGCTGGAAGATGCACTGCAAGAG CAAAAGAAAGTTATAGGCGAACTTTCTCTTTCTCGGGAAGCCTTTGAAGAGATTCTCTCGgccaaaaacaaagagctgGAAGTGACAAAG gaggagaaagaaaaggcaaGGGCCCAAAAAGAGGAAGTAGTCACACAAGTGACTGAAGTTCTGGAGAACGAGCTTCAGTGCATCATCTGCTCAGAGCTCTTCATCGAG GCAGTCATCCTGAACTGCGCCCACAGCTTCTGCTGTCACTGCATCAAGCAGTGGCGTAAAAAGAAAGACGAATGTCCCATCTGCCGTCAAGCCATCCAGTCCCAGACCCGCTGCCTGGCCCTGGACAACTGCATCAACAGCATGGTGGAAAACCTGAGCCTGGACATGAAGGCGAGGCGGCAGACGCTCATCACTGAGAGGAAAG caGCTGACTCTGCTCAGGTGATGGTGATCCATGatgatgacagcagcagcagcagcagcagtagtgaCAGTGATGTCAGTGACGGCAGTATGGTGTCCATAGACAGTAGCCTCAGCTCTGTTGTCTCCGTGGACACAGACAGTAGCATTCACTTGGACTCCAGTCCGCCCTACAGTGGTTACTCTGATGAAAGTGTTGATGAGTTTGAGGATTAG
- the aida gene encoding axin interactor, dorsalization-associated protein isoform X2: MSDVNKTIQKWHASFRKGTDFDSWGQLVEAIDEYQILARQLQKEVQSTNSTDFTEEQKKTLGKIATCLEMRSASLQCTQSKEDFKLEELKKLETIIQNILTYNKEFPFDVQPVPSRKILAPGEEENLELEEEEDAAAGAGSTEAFPPRAPGTLLPRLPSEPGMSLLTIKIEKIGLKDAGQCIDPYMTISVKDLNGIDLNPVQDTPVATRKEDTYIHFSVDVEIQRHVEKLPKGAAIFFEFKHYKPKKRFTSTKCFAFMEMDEIKPGPIVIELYKKPTDFKRKKLQLLTKKQLYLHLHQTLHKDS; the protein is encoded by the exons ATGTCTGATGTCAACAAGACTATTCAGAAATGGCACGCCAGTTTTAGGAAAGGCACAGACTTTGACTCGTGGGGACAATTAGTGGAGGCTATAGATGAGTACCAAAT tctGGCGAGACAGCTGCAGAAAGAGGTCCAGTCTACAAATTCAACAGACTtcacagaggagcagaag aaaactttAGGAAAGATTGCAACATGCCTGGAGATGAGAAGTGCCAGTTTgcag TGCACACAGTCAAAGGAGGATTTCAAGTTAGAAGAACTGAAGAAACTGGAAACCA TAATTCAAAATATACTGACCTACAACAAAGAATTCCCCTTTGATGTGCAGCCAGTGCCCTCAAG GAAAATCCTCGCTCCAGGCGAGGAGGAGAacctggagctggaggaggaggaggatgctgcGGCAGGAGCTGGTTCTACAGAAGCCTTCCCCCCACGAGCCCCCG GTACCTTGTTGCCACGGTTACCCTCAGAGCCTGGGATGTCACTACTTACTATAAAGATTGAAAAAATTGGGTTGAAGGATGCCGGCCAGTGCATCGATCCTTACATGACCATTAGTGTCAAAG ATTTAAATGGTATAGACTTGAACCCAGTGCAGGACACCCCTGTAGCCACCAGGAAGGAAGATACCTACATTCATTTCAGTGTGGACGTGGAGATCCAGAGACATGTGGAGAAATTACCAAAAG GAGCAGCTATATTCTTTGAATTCAAGCACTACAAACCTAAAAAGAGGTTTACCAGCACAAAATGTTTTGCCTTCATGGAAATGGACGAGATCAAACCCGGCCCCATCGTCATTGAACT CTACAAGAAGCCAACAGACTTCAAGAGGAAGAAACTGCAGCTTCTAACAAAGAAACAACTCTATCTCCATCTTCATCAGACGTTACACAAGGACAGCTAA
- the rnf8 gene encoding E3 ubiquitin-protein ligase rnf8 isoform X4 codes for METVTADSSAAEEDECSDSEVLCLMRVGRNSDWLRLFDNTEITIGRGVDVTYQLLSPSCPLMISRLHCTFKQREDGQWTVTDRKSLNGVWVNGNRIPAEEAHQLRLGDSIQLGVAVIGTKAEFDYILVQRPLKDIKLYLAKGHGQGAKAAHVSKKPKRKLAVDEVEPSTSKPKLYRCSSADKSFAKPCPLSPVKRQQRPSHSQPEETGTSRQVQEVDRPSDGSSTPCDMDNLQMYSQNILMLREQVDDTQRQVASLGGEPQKTDPLREEQVKELQGQLETLRAKMHRMETLEKSFSETKRQLEAQKTQQQEELLKKQLEDALQEQKKVIGELSLSREAFEEILSAKNKELEVTKEEKEKARAQKEEVVTQVTEVLENELQCIICSELFIEAVILNCAHSFCCHCIKQWRKKKDECPICRQAIQSQTRCLALDNCINSMVENLSLDMKARRQTLITERKGES; via the exons ATGGAGACTGTTACGGCAGACTCGTCTGCGGCCGAGGAGGATGAATGTTCGGACTCAGAGGTTTTATGTTTGATGAGAGTCGGGAGAAACTCAGACTGGCTCCGCTTGTTCGACAATACTGAG ATCACCATTGGACGTGGTGTGGATGTAACCTACCAGCTGTTGTCTCCAAGTTGTCCTCTGATGATCTCCAGACTGCACTGCACTTTCAAGCAAAGGGAAGATGGCCAGTGGACAGTGACAGATAGGAAG AGTCTGAACGGTGTGTGGGTGAATGGAAACCGCATTCCTGCGGAAGAAGCCCATCAGCTGAGGCTCGGTGACTCCATACAACTTGGGGTTGCTGTAATCGGAACCAAAGCAGAGTTTGACTACATCCTCGTCCAGCGGCCGCTCAAAGACATTAAACTGTACCTGGCAAAGGGACATGGACAGGGGGCTAAGGCAGCCCACGTTTCCAAGAAGCCCAAGAGGAAGTTGGCCGTGGATGAAGTTGAGCCGTCTACCTCAAAGCCCAAGCTCTACCGCTGCTCTTCTGCAGACAAGTCATTTGCAAAGCCCTGTCCTCTGTCACCAGTGAAACGCCAGCAGCGGCCTAGTCACAGCCAGCCGGAGGAAACTGGAACCAGTAGACAAGTCCAGGAAGTAGACCGGCCCTCAGATGGCTCCAGCACTCCATGCGACATGGATAACTTGCAGAT GTACAGCCAGAACATTCTGATGCTGAGGGAGCAGGTGGACGACACCCAGAGGCAGGTAGCATCACTAGGGGGAGAGCCCCAGAAGACGGACCCGCTCAGGGAGGAGCAGGTCAAGGAGCTGCAAGGTCAGCTGGAGACGCTCAGAGCCAAGATGCACCGGATGGAGACGTTGGAGAAGTCCTTCAGTGAAACTAAGAGGCAGCTTGAG gcacagaaaacacagcaacaagaGGAACTGTTGAAAAAACAGCTGGAAGATGCACTGCAAGAG CAAAAGAAAGTTATAGGCGAACTTTCTCTTTCTCGGGAAGCCTTTGAAGAGATTCTCTCGgccaaaaacaaagagctgGAAGTGACAAAG gaggagaaagaaaaggcaaGGGCCCAAAAAGAGGAAGTAGTCACACAAGTGACTGAAGTTCTGGAGAACGAGCTTCAGTGCATCATCTGCTCAGAGCTCTTCATCGAG GCAGTCATCCTGAACTGCGCCCACAGCTTCTGCTGTCACTGCATCAAGCAGTGGCGTAAAAAGAAAGACGAATGTCCCATCTGCCGTCAAGCCATCCAGTCCCAGACCCGCTGCCTGGCCCTGGACAACTGCATCAACAGCATGGTGGAAAACCTGAGCCTGGACATGAAGGCGAGGCGGCAGACGCTCATCACTGAGAGGAAAGGTGAGAG CTGA
- the rnf8 gene encoding E3 ubiquitin-protein ligase rnf8 isoform X3, translated as METVTADSSAAEEDECSDSEVLCLMRVGRNSDWLRLFDNTEITIGRGVDVTYQLLSPSCPLMISRLHCTFKQREDGQWTVTDRKSLNGVWVNGNRIPAEEAHQLRLGDSIQLGVAVIGTKAEFDYILVQRPLKDIKLYLAKGHGQGAKAAHVSKKPKRKLAVDEVEPSTSKPKLYRCSSADKSFAKPCPLSPVKRQQRPSHSQPEETGTSRQVQEVDRPSDGSSTPCDMDNLQMYSQNILMLREQVDDTQRQVASLGGEPQKTDPLREEQVKELQGQLETLRAKMHRMETLEKSFSETKRQLEAQKTQQQEELLKKQLEDALQEQKKVIGELSLSREAFEEILSAKNKELEVTKEEKEKARAQKEEVVTQVTEVLENELQCIICSELFIEAVILNCAHSFCCHCIKQWRKKKDECPICRQAIQSQTRCLALDNCINSMVENLSLDMKARRQTLITERKGESS; from the exons ATGGAGACTGTTACGGCAGACTCGTCTGCGGCCGAGGAGGATGAATGTTCGGACTCAGAGGTTTTATGTTTGATGAGAGTCGGGAGAAACTCAGACTGGCTCCGCTTGTTCGACAATACTGAG ATCACCATTGGACGTGGTGTGGATGTAACCTACCAGCTGTTGTCTCCAAGTTGTCCTCTGATGATCTCCAGACTGCACTGCACTTTCAAGCAAAGGGAAGATGGCCAGTGGACAGTGACAGATAGGAAG AGTCTGAACGGTGTGTGGGTGAATGGAAACCGCATTCCTGCGGAAGAAGCCCATCAGCTGAGGCTCGGTGACTCCATACAACTTGGGGTTGCTGTAATCGGAACCAAAGCAGAGTTTGACTACATCCTCGTCCAGCGGCCGCTCAAAGACATTAAACTGTACCTGGCAAAGGGACATGGACAGGGGGCTAAGGCAGCCCACGTTTCCAAGAAGCCCAAGAGGAAGTTGGCCGTGGATGAAGTTGAGCCGTCTACCTCAAAGCCCAAGCTCTACCGCTGCTCTTCTGCAGACAAGTCATTTGCAAAGCCCTGTCCTCTGTCACCAGTGAAACGCCAGCAGCGGCCTAGTCACAGCCAGCCGGAGGAAACTGGAACCAGTAGACAAGTCCAGGAAGTAGACCGGCCCTCAGATGGCTCCAGCACTCCATGCGACATGGATAACTTGCAGAT GTACAGCCAGAACATTCTGATGCTGAGGGAGCAGGTGGACGACACCCAGAGGCAGGTAGCATCACTAGGGGGAGAGCCCCAGAAGACGGACCCGCTCAGGGAGGAGCAGGTCAAGGAGCTGCAAGGTCAGCTGGAGACGCTCAGAGCCAAGATGCACCGGATGGAGACGTTGGAGAAGTCCTTCAGTGAAACTAAGAGGCAGCTTGAG gcacagaaaacacagcaacaagaGGAACTGTTGAAAAAACAGCTGGAAGATGCACTGCAAGAG CAAAAGAAAGTTATAGGCGAACTTTCTCTTTCTCGGGAAGCCTTTGAAGAGATTCTCTCGgccaaaaacaaagagctgGAAGTGACAAAG gaggagaaagaaaaggcaaGGGCCCAAAAAGAGGAAGTAGTCACACAAGTGACTGAAGTTCTGGAGAACGAGCTTCAGTGCATCATCTGCTCAGAGCTCTTCATCGAG GCAGTCATCCTGAACTGCGCCCACAGCTTCTGCTGTCACTGCATCAAGCAGTGGCGTAAAAAGAAAGACGAATGTCCCATCTGCCGTCAAGCCATCCAGTCCCAGACCCGCTGCCTGGCCCTGGACAACTGCATCAACAGCATGGTGGAAAACCTGAGCCTGGACATGAAGGCGAGGCGGCAGACGCTCATCACTGAGAGGAAAGGTGAGAG caGCTGA
- the drc5 gene encoding dynein regulatory complex subunit 5, producing MPRSTYSPGSKLNPAEDYSKMRRIIAEDPNWSLAIVPFLSNLCLQSIVKNFEEKPIFEDLTPIQKDFVQERLPTSLPLRVTSNLISDGVYWKRCCEQRWDLCDVSHYGHSWKRMFFERYLENIIELFIPDVTETKTVLAMVPLCKNYVKRLDISQLLPPVKEPQEEEEEEEYGSELASDNEYDGPSMDHFDFNILLNKLTNLEELHLVYRVKQCGMNFEWKMFEMTDRDCESLAKALKSCKTLKLLRLHQSHIEDKQCRVLVKHLLDHPSLRELNFSHNLIGDKGARAIGKLLNRSKLEILNMCDNNITGPGAKAIANALSKNSTLLSLNLRLNRLRDEGGEAIGKALLSNNVLRRLHLEGNEATAPTAIALSKVLFQNSTLRSINLSCNNLGVDGGKALEEAMSHNSSITECDIRLTEVDEQSLAFINQVVWTNQELEQKRPAQESKTK from the exons ATGCCCAGGTCCACTTATTCTCCAGGATCCAAACTCAACCCAGCTGAAGACTACAGTAAGATGAGGAGGATCATTGCCGAGGATCCAAACTGGTCCCTGGCTATAGTACCCTTTTTATCAAACCTCTGCCTGCAGAGCATCGTGAAAAACTTTGAGG AAAAGCCCATATTTGAAGATCTCACACCCATCCAGAAAGACTTTGTGCAGGAGAGGTTGCCTACTTCCCTGCCACTGCGGGTGACATCCAACCTGATCAGCGACGGTGTTTACTGGAAGCGATGCTGCGAGCAGCGGTGGGACCTTTGTGACGTCTCTCATTATGGCCACAGCTGGAAACGAATGTTCTTTGAGAGATACTTGGAGAACATTATTGAGCTTTTTATCCCAGATgttacagagacaaagacagttCTCGCGATGGTGCCTCTTTGTAAGAACTATGTGAAGAGGCTGGACATCTCCCAACTCCTGCCGCCTGTCAAGGAGccccaggaggaggaggaggaagaggaataTGGCTCAGAGTTGGCGAGTGACAATGAGTATGATGGCCCGTCTATGGACCACTTTGACTTTAACATCCTGCTCAACAAGCTGACGAACCTGGAAGAGCTCCATTTGGTGTACAGGGTCAAACAATGCGGTATGAACTTTGAATGGAAGATGTTTGAGATGACCGACAGAGATTGTGAGTCCCTCGCCAAGGCCCTGAAGTCCTGTAAGACTCTAAAG CTTCTAAGGCTCCATCAAAGCCACATTGAAGACAAACAGTGCAGGGTGCTGGTGAAACACCTTTTGGACCACCCGTCCCTGAGGGAGCTCAACTTTTCTCACAACTTGATCGGAGACAAAGGAGCCAGGGCCATCGGCAAACTGCTCAATAGGAGTAAACTGGAGATCCTGAACATGTGTGACAACAATATTACAGGCCCGGGAGCCAAAGCTATAGCAAATGCTTTGTCCAAGAACTCCACCCTTTTGTCACTGAACCTGCGTCTCAACCGTCTGCGAGACGAAGGGGGTGAGGCAATTGGCAAGGCCTTGCTGAGCAACAACGTCCTGCGTCGCCTGCACCTGGAAGGCAATGAGGCGACAGCACCTACTGCTATTGCACTGTCTAAAGTGCTGTTTCAGAATAGCACCCTGAGGAGCATCAATCTCTCCTGCAACAACCTGGGTGTG gatggAGGTAAAGCTCTGGAGGAGGCGATGTctcacaacagcagcattacAGAGTGTGACATCCGTCTGACAGAGGTTGATGAGCAGAGCCTTGCCTTCATAAACCAGGTGGTTTGGACCAACCAGGAGTTGGAGCAAAAGAGACCTGCTCAAGAAAGTAAAACCAAGTAG
- the aida gene encoding axin interactor, dorsalization-associated protein isoform X1, whose amino-acid sequence MSDVNKTIQKWHASFRKGTDFDSWGQLVEAIDEYQILARQLQKEVQSTNSTDFTEEQKKTLGKIATCLEMRSASLQCTQSKEDFKLEELKKLETIIQNILTYNKEFPFDVQPVPSRKILAPGEEENLELEEEEDAAAGAGSTEAFPPRAPASQGTLLPRLPSEPGMSLLTIKIEKIGLKDAGQCIDPYMTISVKDLNGIDLNPVQDTPVATRKEDTYIHFSVDVEIQRHVEKLPKGAAIFFEFKHYKPKKRFTSTKCFAFMEMDEIKPGPIVIELYKKPTDFKRKKLQLLTKKQLYLHLHQTLHKDS is encoded by the exons ATGTCTGATGTCAACAAGACTATTCAGAAATGGCACGCCAGTTTTAGGAAAGGCACAGACTTTGACTCGTGGGGACAATTAGTGGAGGCTATAGATGAGTACCAAAT tctGGCGAGACAGCTGCAGAAAGAGGTCCAGTCTACAAATTCAACAGACTtcacagaggagcagaag aaaactttAGGAAAGATTGCAACATGCCTGGAGATGAGAAGTGCCAGTTTgcag TGCACACAGTCAAAGGAGGATTTCAAGTTAGAAGAACTGAAGAAACTGGAAACCA TAATTCAAAATATACTGACCTACAACAAAGAATTCCCCTTTGATGTGCAGCCAGTGCCCTCAAG GAAAATCCTCGCTCCAGGCGAGGAGGAGAacctggagctggaggaggaggaggatgctgcGGCAGGAGCTGGTTCTACAGAAGCCTTCCCCCCACGAGCCCCCG CTTCGCAAG GTACCTTGTTGCCACGGTTACCCTCAGAGCCTGGGATGTCACTACTTACTATAAAGATTGAAAAAATTGGGTTGAAGGATGCCGGCCAGTGCATCGATCCTTACATGACCATTAGTGTCAAAG ATTTAAATGGTATAGACTTGAACCCAGTGCAGGACACCCCTGTAGCCACCAGGAAGGAAGATACCTACATTCATTTCAGTGTGGACGTGGAGATCCAGAGACATGTGGAGAAATTACCAAAAG GAGCAGCTATATTCTTTGAATTCAAGCACTACAAACCTAAAAAGAGGTTTACCAGCACAAAATGTTTTGCCTTCATGGAAATGGACGAGATCAAACCCGGCCCCATCGTCATTGAACT CTACAAGAAGCCAACAGACTTCAAGAGGAAGAAACTGCAGCTTCTAACAAAGAAACAACTCTATCTCCATCTTCATCAGACGTTACACAAGGACAGCTAA